In Xanthomonas fragariae, one genomic interval encodes:
- a CDS encoding plasmid partition protein ParG, whose product MSNKGSATSARRPAAKTKKAAILVSSADKATTKRVNFDLSAEQHIRLKIYAAKQGKTVKDVLTDFVIQLPSE is encoded by the coding sequence ATGAGCAACAAAGGAAGCGCCACCAGCGCCAGGCGTCCCGCCGCCAAGACCAAAAAGGCAGCCATCCTTGTCAGCTCTGCCGATAAAGCGACGACGAAGCGGGTCAATTTCGACCTATCTGCCGAGCAACACATTCGGCTCAAGATCTACGCGGCCAAGCAGGGGAAGACAGTCAAAGACGTTCTGACCGATTTCGTAATCCAGCTCCCATCTGAGTAA